A genomic stretch from Mycobacterium malmoense includes:
- a CDS encoding cytochrome c biogenesis CcdA family protein, translated as MSGFTEIAAAGPLLVALGVCLLAGLVSFASPCVVPLVPGYLSYLAAVVGVDERPEPGALKAPPAARWRVAGSAALFVAGFTAVFVFGTVAVLGMTTTLITNQLALQRIGGVLTVVMGLVFVGLIPALQREARFGPRQLTTVAGAPLLGAVFALGWTPCLGPTLTGVIAVASATDGANVARGVVLVIAYCLGLGIPFVLLAFGSAGAVAGLGWLRRHTRAIQIFGGALLIAVGALLVTGVWNDFVSWLRDAFVSDVRLPI; from the coding sequence GTGAGCGGCTTCACCGAGATCGCCGCCGCCGGACCGCTGCTGGTGGCGCTGGGCGTGTGCCTGCTGGCCGGGCTGGTGTCGTTCGCCTCACCATGCGTGGTGCCGCTGGTGCCTGGCTATCTGTCGTACCTGGCCGCGGTCGTGGGTGTCGACGAGCGGCCCGAGCCCGGCGCGCTCAAAGCCCCGCCGGCCGCCCGGTGGCGGGTCGCGGGATCCGCGGCGTTGTTCGTCGCGGGGTTTACCGCGGTGTTTGTCTTCGGCACCGTCGCCGTCCTCGGCATGACCACCACGCTGATCACCAACCAGCTGGCGCTGCAGCGGATCGGGGGCGTGCTGACCGTCGTGATGGGGCTGGTGTTCGTGGGCCTGATCCCGGCGCTGCAGCGCGAGGCCCGTTTCGGTCCGCGGCAGTTGACGACGGTCGCGGGGGCCCCGCTGCTCGGCGCTGTGTTCGCGCTCGGATGGACGCCGTGCCTGGGGCCGACGCTGACCGGGGTGATCGCCGTCGCCTCGGCCACCGACGGCGCCAACGTCGCGCGCGGGGTCGTGCTGGTGATCGCCTACTGCCTGGGGCTGGGGATCCCGTTCGTCCTGCTGGCGTTCGGCTCGGCGGGGGCGGTGGCGGGCCTGGGATGGCTGCGCCGGCACACCAGGGCCATCCAAATTTTCGGCGGCGCGCTGCTGATCGCGGTCGGTGCCCTGCTGGTCACCGGGGTGTGGAACGACTTCGTCTCCTGGCTGCGCGACGCGTTCGTGTCCGACGTGAGGTTGCCGATTTGA
- a CDS encoding TlpA disulfide reductase family protein, whose translation MRRSGAVTIWRLAMAGAVLATLLAGCSGRDAVAQGGTFEFVSPGGKTDIYYDPPASRSRPGPLSGPDLADPARTRSLDDFAGQVVVVNVWGQWCGPCRAEISQLQRVYEATREVSSVSFLGIDVRDNNRQAALDFVDDRHVSYPSIYDPAMRTLIAFGGKYPTTVIPSTLVLDRQHRVAAVFLRELLAGDLQPVVQRVARESPAGQAAPGRAELQ comes from the coding sequence ATGCGGAGAAGCGGCGCCGTGACCATCTGGCGGCTGGCGATGGCCGGGGCGGTGCTGGCGACCCTGCTCGCCGGCTGCTCGGGTCGCGATGCCGTCGCCCAGGGCGGCACCTTCGAATTCGTCTCGCCCGGCGGCAAAACCGACATCTACTACGACCCGCCCGCGAGTCGTAGCCGCCCGGGCCCGCTGTCGGGGCCCGACTTGGCGGACCCGGCGCGCACGCGCTCGCTGGACGATTTCGCTGGCCAGGTCGTCGTCGTCAACGTGTGGGGGCAGTGGTGCGGGCCGTGCCGGGCCGAGATCAGCCAACTGCAGCGGGTGTATGAGGCCACCCGGGAGGTGTCCTCGGTGTCTTTTCTAGGCATCGACGTCCGCGACAACAACCGCCAGGCCGCCCTGGACTTCGTCGACGACCGCCACGTGAGCTACCCCTCCATTTACGATCCGGCGATGCGCACCCTGATCGCGTTCGGCGGCAAGTACCCGACCACCGTTATCCCGTCCACCCTGGTGCTGGACCGCCAGCACCGGGTCGCGGCGGTGTTTCTGCGCGAGTTGCTGGCCGGGGACCTGCAGCCGGTGGTGCAGCGGGTGGCTCGGGAATCCCCTGCGGGTCAGGCCGCGCCCGGACGGGCCGAACTTCAGTGA